The Dendropsophus ebraccatus isolate aDenEbr1 chromosome 6, aDenEbr1.pat, whole genome shotgun sequence nucleotide sequence gcattctcttgatgagcttcaagcggtagtcacctgaaatggtttTCCAACAgacttgaaggagttcccagagatgcttagcacttgttggccctttctGCTTCATTCTGTGGTCCAGCTCACCTCAAACCATTTCGATTGGGTTAAGGTCTGGTGACtatggaggccaggtcatctggcatagcaccccatcactctccttcttggtcaaatagccatTACACAGCCTGGAAgcgtgtttggggtcattgtcctgttgaaaaataaatgcaaaccggatggaatagcatgccgctgcaatctacaattttcataatcatgaaaatgcaaaaaactctttaaatgagaaggtgtgtccaaacttttggtctgtactgtatatgtaatacatAGTTCATTTCACAAATGATGTAGACTTTAAtctgtttaaggggttatccagcgctacaaaaaacatggccactttcttccagagacagccccactcttgtttccagtttgagTGGGGATttaaatggtgcatttacacaggcagatttatctgacagatttttgaagccaaagccaggaacagaccataaacagggaatgggtcataaaggaaagactgagctttctccttttttcaaatccattcctggttttggcttccaaaatctgtcagataaatctgcctgtgtaaacgcaccaaaactcagttccattgaagtaaatggagcttaattgcaaaccacacctgaaccagagacaagagaggggaaaaagtggccatgtttttgtagagctggataacccctttaattgcaaaccgcacctgaactggagacaaaagccgtgttgtctctgaaagaaagtggccatgtttttgtagcactggataacccctttaagtattgtggGTGACACAGAGTTATGATCTGTCAtttttgtatatagcagcagcattTCATATTATGGTTTTGGATAATAAATGAGTAATGGAGATGGTCTTATAGTGGTGTGAGGCATAATTCTAACCCCCCTGATTCTCTTCACCGCCATGATCTCTTTCATGACTATATTCTGCCCTCCTGCAGCTGGCTGTACTGCATATTTACAATGCCTCTTCAGCTCAATAATAAATGTAGGGCCTCCCCCTAGTGGGGACAGAAAGAATGCAGCTCTGTACAACACCAATTCATAATCTGGCCTAGTGTGTGGACCctcatgctatgttcacacaccataaaataaaagtaaaatacggcCCGATTTTCagtataataatgtgctccatttaaGTAAGTGGGAAATTTACAGCAGCGCATACACTGTAAAGAATAACGCCTGTAATTGACTATGgccgtccaaataatgaacatgctcatcaATCACCACATGCTTTtgcaaaataaatttttttcctaTCTATtcatacattgttttattttcactcaaaatgacgggtgtatttaacttttattttactgtgtgtgtgaacctagcataGTGGTCATGTGTGGAGGTTTCTCAGCCCAACCATCTGTATGTATTagacaggtttagaaaaacatggctgctttcttccagatacagccccactcttgtcctcagtttgggtgtgggttttacaGCTCTTTTCCATTCAAGTGGATAGAGTTGAACTGTAATATCACACAACCCTAGGACAGGGATGGCATTGTTTTTGTAATAAAGTAGTTTTGCTTTTactaatcctgcataacccctttgaCTTACAGAATTCCTTTATGAATACCTATGAATTACACAGAAGaagggagacagggggcgcttcctcgtgcGATAAAAGATAGCCAGGGGGATGGAAACAAGATCTTACaaggatccactcacctgggtaggttgtgcaaacattaggcacaactctatatgtaGCATGAAAGAGtatactccgcagctgtactgggagaagcaaatgtagatgtgtaatcagccgattacaggaccagaaatcgaatccacaccagagtatagtgagtgcagaagTATAtaaatttgcacacagcggtgcagccaggaatcatccagaggtagatggcataatAGGCATATATTCTTTATTGCTATTGCAATGGCAATAAAGAATATATGCCTattatgccatctacctctggatgattcctggctgcaccgctgtgtgcaaatttaTATACTTCTGCGCTCACTATACTCTGGTGTGGATTCGATTtctggtcctgtaatcggctgattacacatctacatATGAATTACACAGAACACTGAGCATTACTAGCTTTCCTAGGGTCCTGAAAGTCACATCTATCTAGTTCCCAACATTTCAAAGGaaacccatcaccatgaaaattcTACCTAAGctttatgttatagagcagaaggaactttatttttacacattttatattgcatatattaggggacttatatatgcaatgctctcgttgcatatactgatgactgctatgccatagcatagcattcatcagtattatcagtGATCTGTACATAGTTTTCCTAAGAGCAGACTGAGCAGATGAATAGATCGAAGATCTGACCTGatagaggtaagtggcttaccccgcctgtcggtacaagtgatcaggacccccacagccagactgtgggggtcccgattagtcagtgacaggtgcttgtcctgtcactgactaactTTAACGCTGCGATGTACAATgattaagggggttaatgacaggcaactGCAGGACCACGGTTGCCAGACATTATGCCTGTttctggggacagtaatgtgtgtaGGGCCGCTCGCATTGaaatggccctgcacacattaaaaccccttcacagtcaggaatgtttatatatgttgtatatagccgtatggctgacgtgaagaggttaatcaacaaattacaagttatattaAATCTTTTCTCATAGTGTTACATATCAATTtgctcagttcttcttgcttAGATagaattgtcttggtgacaggttctctttaaggcccatccctttttttttttttttgcaacagcaCCAATCTGAGATTACCCTTCACCCTGGAGATGCCGGCACATTTAGCGCTAAGAGGGTCTGTCCAcatgtaacagacaggcagctatTTTCTGTGCAGATCTGCATTGGTCCCATCTACTTTTACTTCTACAGGTTTATATAAAGTATGTGAAGATTCTGAAATTATCATCCACTTCGCTGATAACTGTGAATGCTGCAAAATTTCCTAATAGACCATCCCTATTTCTCTGAGTAGGTGCCGGTAAAAGAGATAAGACCCAAACCTTTCACTGTCTATAGGTGCTATTCATTTTCTTCAGATCTTGCTGCCTAGCTGCTTTTCAGCTTAGTGACCACAGTTCAGCTACAGTGTCTACAGGGAGGCTGAGGGAGTCTAACATACGTCTCCTGTCATTACTGGCTCAGACTGCTGCTCTGACCCTCTCACTGGAGATCTGGCCACTGTCTATATAAACACAAGTCTATGGCATGAATGTTCACATGATCACAATGGAACATGAGGTTTAAAAACAAACAAGTGAATTTACAAGTGAATTGCGTTTATTGATATTTATGTCCATCTACAGTATGTTCAGCATGAAACACATACAGGACCGGGGTTACTCATCAGTGAATCCTTAGTGAGAAAGATGTTCTCAATGAACAGCAGACTCCTCATGTCATGTAGCTTTGTGGGAAATAGAGGAATGACTCCAGTAATATTGTCTtttaccattatataggaaaaCAAGTACTCAGTCCATACAGTACAAGTCCATGTGTCCTTCCCTTACACACAAAAAAGCCTCGGCAACAATACAAACttcaaagtaaaaaataaaaataaaatatagatcCAGTATTATTTTGGGGGATCCGTATTGATGCCGTACTTTTCTTTCAGAAGCTTGAGCTGTTCCTCTTTTTTCTTGGTGTCCATCTTCTGGAAAGcctgaaaaataaagaaaagaaatacaGTTAAAACATaaaccataatatatatatatatatacacacacacacactacatcttctactactacccctcctcctccttacgGGACTAGTGTACATCTCATTATTGATTCTCCTAATGAAATTCTAGATTATAAATCAATTCTGAGCCCAGATCCAAACAGAACGCTGGATTATAAAAAGCCAGGCCTTGTATGACACAACTTACCCTGTTTGCATTGTAGTACAGAACCACCAGGTATCTGTTACACACGTTGAAGCCAGAGAGATGATCACAGGCATTCTTGGCATCAAAGATGTCTTCATATACGACGTATGCTGTGCCCCTGGTCTCCGGAGTGTTCCCACTGTAAGAGACAGGAAAATCAGAGAACTGGGTTATTTTCCAGTACATCAGTTATTGGAATAGGTTCCTCTCCTGCAGCTGATGCTATCGTGGCCTCTCTTTACGGCCCACTCACGCCTGGTTTTGGCTAGGGATACTAAGcacaatactatgtgtaaacccagcctctgACTATAAAACCCTCGCTTCCAGCACTTCAGACAGGTCTATTACATTTCACGTCAAGCTCTGGTGGAAACGTATTTACCGACCGCCTAAATACAATTTGCACAATTaagttatatattaaaaaaaaaacaacacacacacacaaaaaaactttcTGCAATGCTGTTTCCTGGAATCATTAAATGTGACAAAGGCTACAAGCCAATCGCTCATCACATCTGCCAGTCAGCAGGGTGCTATAATGGAGTATTCTGACAGAACACACACTGAATTTCCTGTAATGTCAGTCAGGAGGGGACGAGCACCGCCTTAGCGATAATGTCATTTCCAGTACTGGGAATCATCGGCAGCCTCCATCCAGCTCCCAGTCACAGGGTAAATGACACAATACTCAGACACCTATCTTGCTTTCAGATTTGTTTCCTCACATCTATAGCAGACTGCCTAGTAAAAACTatctcccacaatgcaccacAGCAGAACATAGTCAGGACAAAGCTGGTAAACTGGTAAATTTCTACATAGCTGGAAATAGTTCCAAAAGTTACCAAATCCCCATCAAAACATAACCCAAAGACAGAAGGAATAGGAGGAAAATTCTGGTGCCGCGTCCAGCACTGCTGAAATAGTCCTTATTGTGTTGTCACTTATCACTATTTTACACATCACATGCACATTATACTTGTATTACTGGATCTTAGGTGTTATATCTTTCATATACATCTTACATGGGAATTTCACACATTTATTGAAAAGCGTGCTGCCATTTGTGGCACCCCGTGTTAATTATTATAGGTCTCTGTCCAGGAGTCTTTTGTTTCACGCTTCTGAGCTTAGTTTTGAGAGCaagatggtcccatagacttgtattatgAGAACATGTTTGTCACATGACACACAGCTGGGAGAGAACGTGCTAATTCGCACTTTTCCCTGCTCCTTAAAAATTCAGACCCCGACCAGTCAAAACTTAAATGTATTTGCAAGGACAGTGCCCATTTTACTGCTTTTATTATGTTGTGTCCTGTACTTGATTGGAAAAGTTTTTTGTGATATGAAGTGTTTACATGCCTTTTTCTTTGCTACTTTGCCTTCCAGTTATATCCTCTATTTAAAGTAATAGCACCgggtccataatttttttttttttttaacagctggggaggaggtggatgaacaTAACAGGCACTTACCTGTCCAGCTCCAGCGCAGGGGTCCACTGTCCCCCTGGTCTGAGTGTAGTGGGGTCCTaccttggccactgactggccGAGCGAGGCTGACACGTCATATCCTGGGTCACCACTCAGATCAGGAGGCGGGGAACTAAATgcctgttatgttcagccaccacctcctcagttgttaaaataaataaataaataataataaagtgacGGACCCCAAGTAGTAGCACCCCAATGTGTTATTCTATAGCAGTACCCACTTTCTTATGTACCAGTCCCAGTGCTGTATAAATAttagtggctgtgcctggtattatgGCTCCCTGCAATTCACTTTTAAGTACTGAGCAGTAAAGGACAGGCGCTTGCTAGGATGCAAAGTAAGGGGTCATGAGAGTCAAACCCCACAAGTACATTCATCCTCGGCGCTGTACCCATGCAATTTGTAGTTTAATCCTGAGTTCAGTAAGGCAAGTAGCAGCACTGGGGGGCTACTGCCCTTGGCCGGCCCACTCATTCTAAACCTTatcagttaaagtgactgtactaccaggcccaggctgaagcactgga carries:
- the SF3B6 gene encoding splicing factor 3B subunit 6, with amino-acid sequence MAMQAAKRANIRLPPEVNRILYIRNLPYKITGEEMYDIFGKYGPIRQIRVGNTPETRGTAYVVYEDIFDAKNACDHLSGFNVCNRYLVVLYYNANRAFQKMDTKKKEEQLKLLKEKYGINTDPPK